A segment of the Roseiconus lacunae genome:
TCGTTCGAGACGACAGCATTGTGATCAACGCGTCCGCGAAGACTAGCATTCACTTTGACCAAGACGGTCAGACGGCCGTTACCGTATCGGTCGTCGATCACGCGGTTGACCAGAACGCAAGCGGGACGCGGCGCCTGATTGTGAACTTAATTGACACAACTCAGGACGCGTTGTCGGTGTTCGAATCGCTGAACGTCGATCTGCAAAGCACGATGGTGGACTATGACGTCAATCCATCCGCCGTCGTCATCGAATCGGGGGCCAACGAAGTCTACGTCGTCGACACGGACCAGACTATCGATATCAACTCTGCCAGTCGCATCCAACGCGTACAGCTCCGCTCGAACGTTCAAAGTTTTTCAAGTTCGGGATTGGCTGTCGAATCGATCAGCGGCCACCTATTCGCCGTCGCCCGACGCGACTATCCAGCCAACAACAACGGTGGAATAAGCCAGCCCGGACAAACGAAGGTATCTTTGATCTCCGTTATCGAGAACGGCGAGGTCTCTGAAGTCACACTCGAATCGGACGCCGCGGCAATATTCCTGGACGGTCAAGCGGAACCGACGCTGTTGCAATGGACTGACTTTTCGCTCGAAACTCGGACTCACTTCTTTTCGGTCATCGAAGTTGGATCGTCACAACAGATGACCGAATCCGCTCGTGTCGCTGTGATCGGGGCTAACGAATTGGACGTGAACGACGAGCGATTGGTCGTCCTCCAACTCGATCAAATGAAAGAATTTCGTTGGGACGCCCTGACGAGTCCGACTACGTACCCGATCGGTCAACCGTTCGCCGCCCCGCACGCGGTCGATGATATCATCACACAAAACGTTGACTGGCAGTTCCCGTATCTGAACGTACTGAGCAACGATGTTTTCGAAACGCCCACGTGGATTGCGCCCGTTCAGATCACCGAGCTGATCAATGCGCCAGCCGGCGTTTCTCTGAACGACCAAGGTCAGTTGCGGTTGTCGGGCGAGTTGCTGGAATCCGAAGGCGAGTTCAGTTTTTCGTACGTCGTCCAACAAGCTCGCTCTGTATCGACTGCCAGCGTCACACTGAATCTGGTTCAGTTTGATGATCAAGAGATCGCGGCGGTTCGCAACGACGTGTTGCGACATGCCGCAGAGAACCTCGAAATCGATCCAGCGCAGCTCTCTTTGGGACGCGTCGTCGCCTACACCGAAGTCATGATGCCAGAAGTCATGGAGAACGGCGTGGCGAATGAACTGGGCGGACGATTCGGTGTGATCGTTGAATTAAATGTCGATGGCGAGCTGTTGCGGTATGCCGCCGACTTCGATGGGAACATTGTTCGGCTCGATACCCGACAGATCGAGACGATGATGGAGCTATCGATGCGCGTTGTCGATCGAAATGGCGATCCCATCGAGCAGCTTCAAACGGGAGACGAGTTCTTTATCGAAGTCTCCGCAAAGGACACACGTCAGTTTGGCGCAGGAGTGTTTGGTGTTGCATTTGATCTACCGCTCCCGGCCGCCAATCTGGAATTGACCGGTGAGATCGAAGCCCTCGGTGACTGGGATCCCATTGGGGATGACAGCCCACTGACGTCCATCGATGAATTTCAAGCGATCGAAGTTCTCATCGAGCATCCCGGCAATGCCACCCAGCCAATCGTTCGTTTTGGCGTCCGAGCGGTTGCCGGAGGCGAGGTTCGGTTGCAACTCGATCCGGCCGAATCGTTCCATGCCGAATTGCTGTTGCGAGGTCGAAACGATGTGGTTTCGCCGTTCGAAGTCGACTTTGGAAGTCTGACACTTTCGGTCGCGGGGGTTCTTCCAACCGACACCGATGCCAACGGAGCCGTGACGCCACTAGATGCGTTGCGCGTGATCAATTTCCTGGCGCTCTATGGCAGCGTGTCGACCAACGAATTGCAACCGCTGGTTCGTGATGACGCCGAAAGCGAAGCCGCAATACGGCTGACTGCCATGCAACGACTCGACACCAACGCAGATGGGCTGATTAGTGCACGCGATGCCTTGGCGGTCATCATTGAAATCGGCAGGCAATTTTCCTCGAATCCTTCCGAAGGCGAGGCCGTGGCCGCAAGCGAATTGCAATCCAGTCTTGATGACGAAGATGATACCGATGACCTTACGGCAGGTTTTCAATCGGCGCTGTTTTAACCAATCCACGTCGGTTTCATTCGCGATTGATGATACGCTGTCGGACTCAGGACCTATATTCGTATGCTTTCTACGACCGGGACCGTCCGGGAGCAACGCCCCAAGTAACCGCCGTCTGCCTGGGGCTTGACCACCGTTATGCTAAGACGCCGTCGACAACTTTGCCGTGCACGTCGGTCAGGCGAAAGTCGCGTCCCGCATAACGATAGGTGAGTTTGGTATGGTCGACGCCCATCAGGTGTAACATCGTTGCGTGCAGGTCATGCATGTGAACGCGGTCTTCACGAGCGTAGTATCCGAATTCATCGGTATTGCCGTACGCGAATCCAGGTTTGCTGCCACCGCCTGAAAGAACGACGCTGAATCCTTGCGGGTTGTGATCGCGGCCGTTGCTGCCCTGAACTACTGGCGTGCGGCCAAATTCCCCGCCCCAAACGATCAGTGTGTCGTCCCAGAGTCCGCGTTGTTTGAGGTCTTCGATCAGTGCGGCAACGGGGCGGTCGGTTGCCAAAGCGTTTTTCTGGTGCCCCGATTTTAGGTTGCCGTGTTGATCCCAAACCTGGCCGCTGGAAACGGTGATGAACCGAACGCCGGCTTCGGCCAGTCGGCGCGCCAGTAAACAACTTCGTCCGAACTGGTCGGTCGCCTTTTCACCAATTCCATACGCATGCCGCGTCGACTGCGTTTCGCGTTCGAGGTCAAACACGTCTGGGGCCGCGGTTCGCATTCGTCGGGCCAAGTCGACGGCGGCGATTGCCCCTTCGATCTCGCGATCGGGACCCGATCGGGATAAGTGTCGGTGGTTCATCGACTGGAGTAGTTGAAACCGTCGATTAAGCGTGTCGTCTTCTAGGCTTCCGTTGAGATAGGGGATTTTCCCCGAACCGGGCTTGCCGTTGCTTCCGATCGCGGTCGCTTGATGAAGTGCCGGAAGGAACGCCGCACCATAGTTGCGAGGGCCGCCGTGAGCGGTGGCGGGACCGATCGCGACATGGGCCGGAAGGTCCGGGTGCCCGCTGCCGAGCGCGTAACTGAGCCACGCTCCGACGCTCGGCCGGACGAAGTTATCGCTGCCGGTGTTGATCATGCCGACCGCTTGCCCATGGGATTGGCCACGGGTGTGCATACTGCGGATCACGCAAAGTGAATCGGCGATCTTTGCCATCTCGGGCAATAGGTCGCTAACCCAAAGTCCTGACTGACCGTGCTTAGAAAATTTCCATGGCCCGTTCATCAGCTTCGGTTTCGCGCTGATGTTAGGGGGAAGTTCAAAAGGCAGGTCTTTCCCGTCGTGTTTGGCAAGTTCCGGTTTGTAGTCGAACGTATCGACATGACTTGGGCCGCCATGCATGAACAAAAAGATGACACGTTTGGCCCGCGCCTGAGGGTGCAACTCTTCTTGGCCCTTGATCGCCGAAGCGTTGCCAACACCGCCGGACATCGCCGTCACGGCAACCGATCCCAGTGCCAGTGTCGACCGCGACATCCACTCGCGCCGATCAAGGTTCAGTGTTCGTTGATCGTTCATCAAATCAGTCCAGTAAACGGAATTCGGTGGAAGCGAAGAGTGCCGCGACGACATCGCGAAGCTGCCGGAGTTGTCGATCGGGTGAATCGGCCTCGGCGAATGATTCAGACCCCGCCAAGCCTCCCAGGTAGTGCTCGATCGCATCACGGTCGGCGACGGTGACCTCGCGTGATAGGCAGACCTGATACGCGGCGGCGATTTGATCATCCCAGGCGTCATGGTCGCTGGCGATTCGGTCGGCCGTTTGCATTGCCCATGCGTTGACGTACTCACTGTTAAGCAATACCAGGGTTTGACCTGGAACGTTGGTCACCGGACGCTTGCCCACCAACAGGTCGGGATCAGCAATGTCCAAGGAACGCAGCAAGGGATCGATGTTGCTACGAATGACGGGCAAATAGACCGTCCGGATCGGTTGATCGATTCCCGAGACGACTTCTTTGGTTGAGGCGTTGTTCTTGGTGACCAAGACGCCTTTGTCGGCGACCGGAGCGGTGGGTTCTTGATCGGTCAATCTGCCCGCGGCAACCAACATTGAATCGCGAATCGCTTCGGCGGGAATACGCTTGCGATGCGCCCGCCAAAGCCATCGATTTTCGGGGTCTGTCTGGGCGCTTGGTTCGTGGTATTCGCTGCTGCGTGAGTAAGTCTTGGAAAGCACCATCTGCCGAATCATTGGTTTTGCCCGCCAGCCGCTTCGCATCAACTCGATTGCCAAGGCATCAAGCAGAGCAGGGTGCGAAGGACGCTCGCCGCGTTGACCGAAGTTATCAACCGTCCGCACGATGCCTTCGCCGAACACTTTGGCCCACAACCGATTGACCATCACGCGTGCGACCAGCGGGTTGTCGGGGTCTGTTAACCAATGGGCGAGTTCCAAACGGCCGCTGCCGAGGGGGGATTCGATCGTCGCATCGCCCGCCGAGCAAACTTGCAGAAACCCTCGCGGGACAATGTCGCCAAGGTTGCGTACCTCGCCGCGAATGTGCAACGGACAATCACCGATTTGATCAGTCGGGCGATCGGCAGGTGCCATCGCAACCGGGATGGGGGGAGGCTTTGTCGCGTCTAGCTCCTTGAGTTGACGTTCGATCGCTCGGACATCGCCTTTAGCGATGGCGATGCGTTGCTCTGTTTTCTGGCTGTCTTTATTCGATGTGTCGTCGACCGGGACAAACTCGACCGCATCGGCAATCACGTAACCACTCGTTCCATGATTGGTCAGACGCACGATGGCGTCTAAGTTTTGATCAAAACGGAAGGTACCAAGCGTTTTCCAAGGCGGGCCGGTCAGCGATTTGTTTTGCGATACAGAGATTTGTTTCTGACCATCAGCGGTATCGATAGTCACCGGCACGTTGGCAGCACGGTTGCCGCTGGTGTTGTAAGCGAAGCGGACGGTGTAGTTGCCTGATTTTGGCAAACGTCGCCGAAACGTGATCGAGCAGTCGCCTTTGTTCGCATTGTCGTCGTGCGAATAGCCTTTGCCGATGAACCCCTTCGTGTAGGTTGACTCGACCCATGTTCCTGTTTTTTCGGCATCGACGTCATCGACTAGGAAGCCCG
Coding sequences within it:
- a CDS encoding dockerin type I domain-containing protein, whose product is MNPRLPKHESLERRQLLAGDFLSGEFATNAGASVVSVPVALTAGADATHASQELFGNPFAFAQPDSASDWVEEDGDQLVAIRLNVAAFYRPGLNAPAPAANAPLATAFVFQRNDAGELESTGSIDLNFRPDRVLWTDQMLLIIGSKEITPATLPENPETLVMSVDRGQLLDRTVTNLTGPYVSSVIDGDRLAITTANLVSLGDLDSGQTVAYPETPYSVHLFDLSEDSLEVIARGGIGGPVVENAIVDDQLLILERTPTLTGDNSDYRELVRYRAEDDLVVRDDSIVINASAKTSIHFDQDGQTAVTVSVVDHAVDQNASGTRRLIVNLIDTTQDALSVFESLNVDLQSTMVDYDVNPSAVVIESGANEVYVVDTDQTIDINSASRIQRVQLRSNVQSFSSSGLAVESISGHLFAVARRDYPANNNGGISQPGQTKVSLISVIENGEVSEVTLESDAAAIFLDGQAEPTLLQWTDFSLETRTHFFSVIEVGSSQQMTESARVAVIGANELDVNDERLVVLQLDQMKEFRWDALTSPTTYPIGQPFAAPHAVDDIITQNVDWQFPYLNVLSNDVFETPTWIAPVQITELINAPAGVSLNDQGQLRLSGELLESEGEFSFSYVVQQARSVSTASVTLNLVQFDDQEIAAVRNDVLRHAAENLEIDPAQLSLGRVVAYTEVMMPEVMENGVANELGGRFGVIVELNVDGELLRYAADFDGNIVRLDTRQIETMMELSMRVVDRNGDPIEQLQTGDEFFIEVSAKDTRQFGAGVFGVAFDLPLPAANLELTGEIEALGDWDPIGDDSPLTSIDEFQAIEVLIEHPGNATQPIVRFGVRAVAGGEVRLQLDPAESFHAELLLRGRNDVVSPFEVDFGSLTLSVAGVLPTDTDANGAVTPLDALRVINFLALYGSVSTNELQPLVRDDAESEAAIRLTAMQRLDTNADGLISARDALAVIIEIGRQFSSNPSEGEAVAASELQSSLDDEDDTDDLTAGFQSALF
- a CDS encoding DUF1501 domain-containing protein — its product is MNDQRTLNLDRREWMSRSTLALGSVAVTAMSGGVGNASAIKGQEELHPQARAKRVIFLFMHGGPSHVDTFDYKPELAKHDGKDLPFELPPNISAKPKLMNGPWKFSKHGQSGLWVSDLLPEMAKIADSLCVIRSMHTRGQSHGQAVGMINTGSDNFVRPSVGAWLSYALGSGHPDLPAHVAIGPATAHGGPRNYGAAFLPALHQATAIGSNGKPGSGKIPYLNGSLEDDTLNRRFQLLQSMNHRHLSRSGPDREIEGAIAAVDLARRMRTAAPDVFDLERETQSTRHAYGIGEKATDQFGRSCLLARRLAEAGVRFITVSSGQVWDQHGNLKSGHQKNALATDRPVAALIEDLKQRGLWDDTLIVWGGEFGRTPVVQGSNGRDHNPQGFSVVLSGGGSKPGFAYGNTDEFGYYAREDRVHMHDLHATMLHLMGVDHTKLTYRYAGRDFRLTDVHGKVVDGVLA
- a CDS encoding DUF1553 domain-containing protein translates to MRIPSLQCILTALIAPALALVIALELAFSCGPIARAFEPGSVEFFEQKIRPVLAEHCYECHSEDADHVGGSLWLDSAEMMRDGGDSGPAIEPGDATASVLISALRYESSEMPPSGKLADDVIDDFVRWIDAGAIDPRTGNRPAPATSMSIDLDEGRKFWAFRPLEDTTQNESGRRDRRSISEMIDTEVRKQLDAAALVARPPAPPQQRLRRLAFDLTGLPPSDAIRQRWLDSPTDETWEAIVDELIDSRAFAQQWARHWMDVARYADSNGSDFNATYHDAWRYRNYLIESFDQDRPLDQLIRQHVAGDLLPAESDGDRHDNLVATTFLMLGPKMLSERDKPKLVMDVVDDQIDTLGRAFLGLTLGCARCHDHKFDPIPMRDYYALAGIFKSTQSLNGESQQYVSDFNRVELPVSASHQQQLDDYQNSKTRLQRQLKEAKENLKKAESERTAGFLVDDVDAEKTGTWVESTYTKGFIGKGYSHDDNANKGDCSITFRRRLPKSGNYTVRFAYNTSGNRAANVPVTIDTADGQKQISVSQNKSLTGPPWKTLGTFRFDQNLDAIVRLTNHGTSGYVIADAVEFVPVDDTSNKDSQKTEQRIAIAKGDVRAIERQLKELDATKPPPIPVAMAPADRPTDQIGDCPLHIRGEVRNLGDIVPRGFLQVCSAGDATIESPLGSGRLELAHWLTDPDNPLVARVMVNRLWAKVFGEGIVRTVDNFGQRGERPSHPALLDALAIELMRSGWRAKPMIRQMVLSKTYSRSSEYHEPSAQTDPENRWLWRAHRKRIPAEAIRDSMLVAAGRLTDQEPTAPVADKGVLVTKNNASTKEVVSGIDQPIRTVYLPVIRSNIDPLLRSLDIADPDLLVGKRPVTNVPGQTLVLLNSEYVNAWAMQTADRIASDHDAWDDQIAAAYQVCLSREVTVADRDAIEHYLGGLAGSESFAEADSPDRQLRQLRDVVAALFASTEFRLLD